In the genome of Ureibacillus sp. FSL W7-1570, the window TCCAGCACTTCTTCGTTTGTGACAGTGACATATTCTCCGCGGCCTGTTTCATGCAAGTAAGCATGCAGCGGTCCCACACCCGGGTAGTCCAAGCCGGCAGCGATGCAGTCTGTTTCGAGCAAGTTGCCTTCTTCATCTTGAAGGACGTAGCTTTTGAAACCGTGAAGGACGCCTGGAGTCCCTTTGGTAAGCGTTGCGGCGCCTGCAGGTTCCACACCGATTAAGCGCACACTTTCATCGTTGATATAATGCGCGAAAGCACCAGCCGCATTACTGCCGCCACCAACTGCCGCCACAACCGCTGTCGGAAGTTTTCCTTCTTTTTCTAAGTGTTGTGCGCGGCTTTCCCGGCTGATCACGGATTGGAAATGTTCAACGATTTCAGGATATGGAGTAGGGCCAACTGCTGAACCTAGCAAATAGAAAGTATGATCATGGTTTTTCACTAAATCAAGGAATGCTTCATCCACCGCTTCTTTCAATAAGCCGTTTCCTTTATCGACAGCAACCACTTTTGCGCCGAGAAGCTCCATGCGGAACACATTCAACGCTTGGCGTTTCGTATCTTTTGCCCCCATGTAGATTGTGCATTCCATTCCGAACATCGCAGCCGCCGTCGCAGTGGCAACCCCGTGTTGGCCTGCTCCCGTTTCAGCGATGATTCTTTTTGCCCCCATGCGTTTGGCAAGCAGAATTTGGCCGAGTACGTTGTTCAATTTATGGGATCCTGTATGGTTCAAATCTTCCCGTTTTAAGT includes:
- the trpB gene encoding tryptophan synthase subunit beta, whose protein sequence is MNQTLIQNGYYGNYGGSFVPEEVQKVLEKIAEEFAKVKDDPAFNEELNYYLKEYAGRETPLYFAKNLTEKLGGAKIYLKREDLNHTGSHKLNNVLGQILLAKRMGAKRIIAETGAGQHGVATATAAAMFGMECTIYMGAKDTKRQALNVFRMELLGAKVVAVDKGNGLLKEAVDEAFLDLVKNHDHTFYLLGSAVGPTPYPEIVEHFQSVISRESRAQHLEKEGKLPTAVVAAVGGGSNAAGAFAHYINDESVRLIGVEPAGAATLTKGTPGVLHGFKSYVLQDEEGNLLETDCIAAGLDYPGVGPLHAYLHETGRGEYVTVTNEEVLDAFQVLSRTEGIIPALESSHAVAHALKLAPTLSPEDTIIVNISGRGDKDVQQVFELLKNK